In the Arachis stenosperma cultivar V10309 chromosome 8, arast.V10309.gnm1.PFL2, whole genome shotgun sequence genome, CCTGTCCAATAACATCCAACATAAATGTTAATAAATATGCATGtgcaccaaaaaaaaaaaaaacctttaaAAAGTATTATTGGTACATTATTTTCCATTTTAAAGTTATGTTTAGGTGACTCTCATGACTCATTTATaatattcactttttttttttaaattgtgtcTTTTATTTAAAAGTTGCGTTTATATTCATCTTCTATCTCAATAGAGatggatattttttttttcactttcaataaataaaaaaaatacagaaattctaaattaagtttttatatctGTTGTTTTTGTATTTCTATTGACAATATTTATATTAACTCAATTCTTTTAGTTTAGTAATTTAATAACATACCATAAATGTttgataacaaaaataaattaattaaaatttatcgtagttagtatttattaattattataacaattaatgaatggtaaataaaataaattttgactatttttttgtctttctaATATTACTAACaacttattttattctatacttttaagttttaaacatTGACGACTATATAATTgatgactaaaaataataaattctgataattctctaacatttctctttttataaaaatgagtataatattttttatttcaatgaCGTCTTACTTGTAGAACAAAGAGGGAAGCCCAGGCAAGGGTAGCAATGATGAGGAAAGTGCATCCTAAGAACCAATCTCTTTCGGAGGAACCTTTGGAGGTTGTTGATGATGAAGAATTGGCGTTGTTGTGATGAGTTTCTCTATGTTTGGCCCATACCAATTCCATGATAGGTCCTTTGTATAATGTCATCAACATCGCCCCACCAACTGTCACTAATGTTCCCACTACCTTAGCTTGACATCTCACTTTCTTCATGTCTatcttttccatcctttaattcattttcatatacataatcaataataTATAACACAATCCAAAGCAATACTCAGTATTAAGcacaatttaattttgatgtattggTACTATAAATGGTTGTTATGTtattaaagatataattatttatatttttttatcaatttaaatttttaagaagagTAAATTATAAcagtaaaattatatttatttgtttagatgattatttatataattaaataattatttttaataatataatattatataattgaaTATATACGTGCAAAATTGTTAATAATtaagaaacaaataaataaaaggttttggttaatttaattattaccGGCATATAACTGCCATAACGAAAGTCATGGCCGGAAGCATGTTGCTCATTGCACATGAAAAGGTTGGGGATGTAAGCTTCAACCCAGCATAGTAAAAATTTTGATCAATCACTGGCCTGTTATGTTGTTAAACAAATACAATTATAAATTCATGATCtaatagaaaataatatttgtcatgATACATATATAGACATTAAAATTAATGGACTAACCCAAGCAGAGCTAGAATGAAAAGTTGCATGAAAACTGAGAATGTTATCTTTGGTTGACCTTTCCTGAAAAATTGAAACAATAATAACGACTAACAACAATTAGTAATAATTAAGAAATAACAcacatatatattatttttattataataaaaaaaaaatcattttgatTATTGAAAGATGGCGATTTTGACAAAATAAAActagaaaatataaataataaaataattttaaaaatatgttctGTTTGACGAACTGAACCAAATATCTAGTTAAtttatctaataataataataataataataataataataataataataataataataataaagaaggTAGGAATTAAGATATTATTACCTTTCAAAAATAAAGGCAAATGGGGCAATGCTAGCAGCTGCAAAGGCATGGCGATAAGCAACAAGAACATAGTGGCTCATGCCTTGATTAAGAGAAAGCTTAGTAATAACATTCATGCCAGCATATCCAAATTGTAATGACATCATTGCAAAATACGGTTTTGAGCTCTCTATCAATTTTCCACAACTTCCAACCTTTTCACTccccatttttcttcttctttcttcttaattACAAGAATAATAAGAAGAGAAATAAAAGGAGTAGTGTTAGGAAGAACACACGATTACTATTGAACAAGAATATAACAAGTTTTGGTGTTTCTTCCTAAGACTTAACATGCCATGCCTCCTACTATTTATATATGCCTTTGGATTGAATAGTCCACGTCATATGCATGTTCACGTCTCTCAACCTTTGGTGGGGTGATTAGGGACATCTTTTTAATGGGGGGCACCTCAACATGTTAATGTTTACTTAGAAAAATACGAAACGAGGTTATTAAAGGTTATAACATTGGAATGGAAGGTGATATCTAATAATTAAgcattattaaataataatctTTTTGCTAGAGAATAAAACAGCcaaatcaataataataatgatcaTCATGCTTTAGCTAAATGATGCCTTGTCAgcattaaataatatatgttgctacctatatatatataattatacttaaGAGATCAAATATTCTTCACTACCATATAAATAATGCATAATCATGCATCCTTATTGAAATATCATATATGAactcaaattatatatattcttgTCTTGTTATTAGTGTGATACATCACTTGGACATGAGAGACATTATAACTTTAGAAAAAAttgatatattatatatatatcaactgatatatatatatatatatatatatatatatatatataaacatttCAAGTGCACCGGAAATACCGGTGCATCAattgttttaaccgttgatctgaattataaaaaatatatataatatatattaattaaaatcaacgatTAAAACAACTGGTATACAAGTACTCCCCGATACACTTAAAATATTTCCTATACGATGAACTAAACAATCAACTACATTTAATATTTTCTcagtataatttttaatattcatAAGAATTCTTTTCTGTCTTATCATGCATCTAAAGAGATCCCACTTCTTTGACTGAGGATTGATCTCATAATGCAAGTTGatttcaaaacataaaaaatattttgttaataattgtaagagatatattttttaaataattataagagATATAATCGTTTAATTGTTCCTTTAGCTACTTATTAATTTAAGTTTTCAGAACAAATAATTTCATAAtagattattaaaattttatgactaaaaaatttagagtttatttttttattttaataaaaaaataaattaagtataatacagataaaaagaaaaaattttatacaaaatttaGATAAATCCTTAAAAAAGAGGTTCTtgtgttaaaaaatatattaagatatataatttatttttttaaatatattttatcttttaacttaaatatttgaaataaataatttcataaaaaaataatggatATAACTTTTAAAGTAAACATGATTATATTGGTCCGAAGATCCTCCAATGAATTGTCCCTCTTTGGGATAACAACAATGGCGAGGTAATCACATAGAACAAATTGTTGATATGGATTCCAAATTTCCATTATTATATTGATCTCAAATCGCCATCAAACGGCCAAATGAAGttttagtatttaattattGAGAAAGGATTGGAAGTGCTAAATAATTttctcaattatttttttattttaaaatattttttttaattttatacttttaaaaatattttttatttttgtttcttttaagTATTAAGAGCATTATATTTTAGGCACACCATTATTAAGACTCTCAGTCATTTAATTATATGTTAAATTGGTACGCTTAGCTTGGTTTCTatataaagaaatataaaaaacgGTAATATTAGGgagataaaaaaaaagtcaaaatttgccttattttaaatttattaattgtcGCGTCATTAATTGTTGCGACAATTAATGAATGTAAAATAAAGTAAATTCTAATTGTTTTTGGttgattttctttttgttaCTAAACATTTCTATATCAAAAATATAGACATGGCAATTGTgacaataaaaaaagaaagataataattattttaataaaatattttgtatgaaaattaattaaattgtcaaaaaatatatttagagGTATTCTCATTGACATTTGGtaattattaaactaattgCTCAATGGTAAAGTAATTATTAAAAAGCATTATTTAcaatatattttgatatttagTAATTACGTTggtaaaaaatataatatatgaaCAAAAGTATTGACAAATAGTTTTTGATAATTAATGACCTACAGTATAATATTGCTTAATAATTTTTTGGTATTGTAATAAGAATGGGACGGAGATGTCCATTCTCATGCAGtattcatatttttaaaaaaggaataataattaatgaatgttaaaattgatTCCCctcatacatatataaatagaGGTATTTGcctctgaaaaaaaaaacaaataataaatcaaaaatcaattcTCTCTTTTCTTTAAGCAATATTTCTCTTTctcattttatatatatatatatatatatattcctctcttatattatatattacatcaTATAATATTAAGTGAATAGATAAATTTCTTATATTATAATGAAATACGaacatatttatatttttatatttatatttatttctcttatttatttatttattttacaacattTGGCAATAATATACAGAATTATTCTTTGTCAATACTAAATATACTCTTTTTCTTTAAGAATTAATAAACATACTAAATATTCCACTAGAATAGTAATTTGTAGTAATCATTAGAGTTTTTGTTACTTGTGATTAGATATATGGAA is a window encoding:
- the LOC130943703 gene encoding WAT1-related protein At5g07050-like, producing the protein MGSEKVGSCGKLIESSKPYFAMMSLQFGYAGMNVITKLSLNQGMSHYVLVAYRHAFAAASIAPFAFIFERKGQPKITFSVFMQLFILALLGPVIDQNFYYAGLKLTSPTFSCAMSNMLPAMTFVMAVICRMEKIDMKKVRCQAKVVGTLVTVGGAMLMTLYKGPIMELVWAKHRETHHNNANSSSSTTSKGSSERDWFLGCTFLIIATLAWASLFVLQAKAIQTYKNHQLSLTSLICFIGTLQATAVTFVMEHNPSVWRIGWDMNLLAAAYAGIVTSSISYYVQGLVIKKKGPVFATAFSPLMMIIVAIMGSFILAEQIYLGGVVGSILIVIGLYSVLWGKHKEQIETKMGHHDDNDIHLPVTKGSAQNFGNEDSKNNDATVDHCTQENFDHKEEVNKEKHSSSVVISMTNQETNK